In Duganella zoogloeoides, a single genomic region encodes these proteins:
- a CDS encoding heme-binding protein, whose product MQTKPYLSLADVKKIAAAAEAEALANNWAVAIAIVDDGGHLLWLQRNDGANALSSHIAPSKARVAALGRRESKIYEDIINGGRTAFLTAPSPQADGMLEGGVPIIVDGHVVGAVGVSGVKSTEDAQIAKAGIAAVV is encoded by the coding sequence ATGCAAACCAAACCATACCTGTCGCTTGCCGACGTCAAGAAAATCGCTGCCGCCGCCGAAGCGGAAGCACTGGCCAACAACTGGGCGGTGGCGATTGCCATCGTCGATGACGGCGGCCACTTGCTGTGGTTGCAGCGCAATGATGGCGCCAACGCGCTGTCGTCGCACATCGCCCCGTCGAAAGCGCGCGTGGCCGCGCTGGGCCGCCGCGAATCGAAGATTTACGAAGACATCATCAACGGCGGCCGCACCGCGTTCCTGACCGCGCCGTCGCCGCAGGCCGATGGCATGCTTGAAGGCGGCGTGCCGATCATCGTCGATGGTCACGTGGTGGGCGCAGTGGGCGTGTCGGGCGTGAAATCGACCGAGGACGCGCAGATTGCCAAGGCTGGGATCGCCGCAGTCGTGTAA
- the carA gene encoding glutamine-hydrolyzing carbamoyl-phosphate synthase small subunit has protein sequence MPPFFSGSTVPAILALADGTIFKGFSIGAAGHTTGEVVFNTSMTGYQEILTDPSYSRQIVTLTYPHIGNYGINPEDVESSKVHAAGLIIRDLPLLASNFRSTQSLAEYLKAENIVAIAGIDTRKLTRILREKGAQSGAILVGTQGNEPSTSQALDLARSFPGLSGMDLAKVVSVTAQYETVETEWTLGTGYGKLAAADQKFHVVAYDFGVKRNILRMLTARGCKVTVVPAQTSAADVLALNPDGVFLSNGPGDPQPCDYAIAAAREFMVKKIPLFGICLGHQIMGLASGATTLKMKFGHHGANHPVQDLDSKQVLITSQNHGFAVDPDTLPANCRVTHVSLFDGSLQGFERTDTPAFCFQGHPEASPGPTDVAYLFDRFIGLMEATEKK, from the coding sequence TTGCCGCCATTTTTTTCTGGCTCCACCGTTCCAGCCATACTGGCCCTCGCTGATGGAACCATCTTCAAAGGTTTTTCGATCGGCGCTGCCGGTCATACGACCGGGGAAGTCGTTTTCAATACGTCCATGACCGGTTACCAGGAGATCCTCACCGATCCTTCCTACAGCCGCCAGATCGTCACCCTCACTTACCCGCACATCGGCAACTACGGCATCAACCCCGAAGACGTCGAGTCGTCCAAAGTCCACGCCGCCGGCCTGATCATCCGTGACCTGCCGCTGCTGGCCTCGAACTTCCGCTCCACCCAGTCGCTGGCCGAGTACCTGAAGGCCGAGAACATCGTCGCCATCGCCGGTATCGACACCCGCAAACTGACCCGCATCCTGCGCGAGAAGGGCGCCCAATCCGGCGCCATCCTGGTCGGCACGCAAGGCAATGAGCCATCGACGTCGCAAGCGCTGGACCTGGCCCGTTCCTTCCCCGGCCTGTCGGGCATGGACCTGGCCAAGGTGGTCTCGGTCACCGCGCAATACGAAACCGTTGAAACCGAATGGACCCTGGGCACGGGCTACGGCAAGCTGGCCGCCGCCGACCAGAAATTCCACGTGGTCGCCTACGACTTCGGCGTCAAGCGCAATATCCTGCGCATGCTCACCGCGCGCGGCTGCAAGGTCACCGTGGTGCCGGCGCAAACGTCCGCTGCCGATGTGCTGGCGCTGAACCCGGACGGCGTATTCCTGTCGAACGGCCCTGGCGATCCGCAGCCATGCGACTACGCGATCGCTGCCGCCCGTGAATTCATGGTGAAAAAGATTCCGCTGTTCGGCATCTGCCTCGGCCACCAGATCATGGGCCTCGCTTCCGGCGCCACCACCCTGAAAATGAAATTCGGCCACCACGGCGCCAACCACCCGGTGCAGGACCTCGACAGCAAGCAAGTGCTGATCACGTCCCAGAACCACGGCTTCGCAGTCGATCCCGACACCCTGCCGGCCAACTGCCGCGTAACCCACGTGTCGCTGTTCGACGGCTCGCTGCAGGGCTTTGAACGCACCGACACCCCGGCGTTCTGCTTCCAGGGCCACCCTGAAGCATCGCCCGGCCCGACTGACGTCGCTTACCTGTTTGACCGCTTCATCGGCCTGATGGAAGCTACGGAGAAAAAATAA
- the carB gene encoding carbamoyl-phosphate synthase large subunit encodes MPKRSDIKSILIIGAGPIIIGQACEFDYSGAQACKALREEGYKVILVNSNPATIMTDPEMADVTYIEPITWQVVEKIIAKEKPDAILPTMGGQTALNCALDLHRHGILDKYKVELIGATPEAIDKAEDRSKFKDAMTKIGLGSARSGVAHSLDEAWAVQREVGFPTIIRPSFTMGGSGGGIAYNEEEFEAICKRGLEASPTNELLIEESLLGWKEYEMEVVRDKADNCIIICSIENLDPMGVHTGDSITVAPAQTLTDKEYQIMRNASLAVLREIGVDTGGSNVQFSINPADGRMIVIEMNPRVSRSSALASKATGFPIAKVAAKLAVGFTLDELRNEITGGATPASFEPSIDYVVTKIPRFTFEKFPTADHHLTTQMKSVGEVMAIGRTFQESFQKALRGLEVGVDGLNEKTKDREKIEEELGEPGPERIWYVGDAFAQGFTLEEVHALTKIDPWFLIQIKEIVDIELWLDTQKLDLLDKPTLYKLKQKGFSDRRLAFLLQTDAKAVRTRRHELAIRPVYKRVDTCAAEFATNTAYMYSTYDEECESAPTDKKKIMVLGGGPNRIGQGIEFDYCCVHAALAMREDGYETIMVNCNPETVSTDYDTSDRLYFESLTLEDVLEIVELEKPVGVIVQYGGQTPLKLALDLEANGVPIVGTSPDMIDAAEDRERFQQLLHKLNLRQPPNRTARTEADALALAQEIGYPLVVRPSYVLGGRAMEIVHEQRDLERYMREAVKVSHDSPVLLDRFLNDAIECDVDCISDGETTFIGGVMEHIEQAGVHSGDSACSLPPYSLAQETIDELKRQTALMAKGLNVVGLMNVQFAIQKQDVDGVQQDVVYVLEVNPRASRTVPFVSKATGLQLAKIAARCMVGQTLAAQGITEEVVPPYYSVKEAVFPFVKFPGVDTILGPEMKSTGEVMGVGRTFGEAFVKSQLGAGVKLPKSGKVFLSVKSSDKPRAVKVARDLVDAGFSLVATKGTAAVISTAGIPVTAVNKVAEGRPHIVDMIKNHEIVLVINTVEEKRSAINDSRAIRTSSLAARVTTYTTIAGAEAAVEGIRHLDELQVYDLQGLHKALH; translated from the coding sequence ATGCCTAAACGTTCTGACATTAAAAGTATTCTGATTATTGGCGCTGGTCCGATCATTATCGGCCAGGCCTGCGAGTTCGATTATTCCGGCGCCCAGGCCTGCAAGGCCCTGCGCGAAGAGGGCTATAAAGTCATCCTGGTCAACAGCAATCCTGCGACCATCATGACCGACCCGGAAATGGCCGATGTCACCTACATCGAGCCGATCACCTGGCAAGTCGTCGAAAAAATCATCGCCAAGGAAAAGCCGGACGCGATCCTGCCGACCATGGGCGGCCAGACTGCACTGAACTGCGCACTGGACCTGCATCGCCACGGTATCCTCGACAAGTACAAGGTCGAGCTGATCGGCGCCACGCCCGAAGCCATCGACAAGGCCGAAGACCGCTCCAAGTTCAAGGATGCGATGACCAAGATCGGCCTGGGCTCGGCCCGTTCCGGCGTGGCGCACTCGCTCGACGAAGCGTGGGCGGTGCAGCGCGAAGTCGGCTTCCCGACCATCATCCGTCCGTCGTTCACCATGGGTGGCAGCGGCGGCGGTATCGCCTACAACGAAGAAGAATTCGAAGCGATCTGCAAACGCGGCCTGGAAGCGTCGCCAACCAACGAGCTGCTGATCGAAGAGTCGCTGCTGGGCTGGAAAGAGTACGAGATGGAAGTGGTGCGCGACAAGGCGGACAACTGCATCATCATCTGCTCGATCGAAAACCTCGACCCGATGGGCGTGCACACCGGCGACTCGATCACCGTGGCGCCAGCGCAAACGCTGACCGACAAGGAATACCAGATCATGCGCAATGCCAGTCTGGCGGTGCTGCGTGAGATCGGTGTCGATACCGGCGGCTCCAACGTGCAGTTCTCGATCAACCCGGCCGACGGCCGCATGATCGTCATCGAAATGAACCCGCGCGTGTCGCGTTCGTCGGCCCTGGCCTCGAAAGCGACTGGCTTCCCGATCGCGAAAGTCGCGGCCAAGCTGGCCGTGGGCTTTACGCTGGACGAGCTGCGCAACGAGATCACCGGCGGCGCCACGCCAGCATCGTTCGAGCCATCGATCGACTACGTGGTCACCAAGATCCCGCGCTTCACGTTCGAGAAATTCCCGACCGCTGACCACCACCTGACCACGCAAATGAAATCGGTTGGCGAAGTGATGGCGATCGGCCGCACCTTCCAGGAATCGTTCCAGAAAGCCTTGCGCGGCCTGGAAGTGGGCGTCGATGGTCTGAACGAAAAAACCAAGGACCGCGAAAAGATCGAAGAGGAACTGGGCGAGCCAGGTCCCGAGCGTATCTGGTACGTGGGCGATGCATTCGCCCAGGGCTTCACGCTGGAAGAAGTGCACGCGCTGACCAAGATCGATCCATGGTTCCTGATCCAGATCAAAGAGATCGTGGACATCGAGCTGTGGCTCGACACGCAAAAGCTGGACCTGCTCGACAAGCCCACGCTGTACAAGCTGAAACAGAAGGGCTTCTCGGACCGCCGCCTGGCCTTCCTGCTGCAAACCGATGCCAAGGCCGTGCGCACCCGTCGCCACGAACTGGCGATCCGTCCCGTGTACAAGCGCGTGGACACCTGCGCCGCGGAATTTGCGACCAACACCGCGTACATGTACTCGACGTACGACGAAGAGTGCGAGTCCGCCCCGACCGACAAGAAAAAGATCATGGTGCTGGGCGGTGGCCCGAACCGTATCGGCCAGGGTATCGAGTTCGACTACTGCTGCGTGCACGCGGCGCTGGCGATGCGCGAAGACGGCTACGAGACCATCATGGTCAACTGCAACCCTGAAACCGTCTCCACCGACTACGACACGTCCGACCGCCTGTACTTCGAGTCGCTGACGCTGGAAGACGTGCTGGAAATCGTCGAGCTGGAAAAGCCGGTGGGCGTGATCGTCCAGTACGGCGGCCAGACCCCGTTGAAACTGGCGCTGGACCTGGAAGCGAATGGCGTGCCGATCGTCGGCACCTCGCCGGACATGATCGACGCCGCCGAAGACCGCGAGCGTTTCCAGCAACTGCTGCACAAGCTGAACCTGCGCCAGCCGCCTAACCGTACCGCCCGTACCGAAGCCGACGCCCTGGCGCTGGCGCAGGAAATCGGCTACCCGCTGGTGGTGCGTCCTTCGTACGTGCTGGGCGGCCGCGCCATGGAAATCGTCCACGAGCAGCGTGACCTCGAGCGCTACATGCGCGAAGCGGTCAAGGTCTCGCACGATTCGCCGGTGCTGCTCGACCGCTTCCTGAACGACGCCATCGAGTGCGACGTCGATTGCATCAGCGACGGCGAAACCACCTTCATCGGCGGCGTGATGGAACACATCGAACAGGCTGGCGTGCACTCGGGCGATTCGGCCTGCTCGCTGCCACCGTACTCGCTGGCGCAGGAAACCATCGACGAACTGAAACGCCAGACCGCGCTGATGGCCAAGGGCCTCAACGTGGTCGGCCTGATGAACGTGCAGTTCGCGATCCAGAAGCAGGACGTGGACGGCGTACAGCAAGACGTGGTGTACGTGCTGGAAGTGAACCCGCGCGCTTCGCGCACGGTACCGTTCGTGTCGAAAGCGACCGGTCTGCAGCTGGCCAAGATCGCCGCCCGTTGCATGGTCGGCCAGACCCTGGCAGCACAAGGCATCACCGAAGAAGTGGTGCCGCCGTACTACAGCGTCAAGGAAGCCGTGTTCCCGTTCGTGAAGTTCCCTGGCGTCGATACCATCCTCGGACCAGAGATGAAATCGACCGGTGAAGTGATGGGCGTGGGCCGTACCTTCGGCGAAGCGTTCGTCAAGTCGCAGCTGGGCGCCGGCGTCAAGCTGCCGAAGTCGGGCAAGGTGTTCCTGTCGGTGAAATCGTCGGACAAGCCGCGCGCCGTCAAGGTGGCGCGCGACCTGGTCGATGCCGGCTTCTCGCTGGTGGCCACCAAGGGCACCGCTGCCGTGATCTCCACGGCCGGCATCCCGGTCACCGCCGTCAACAAGGTGGCTGAAGGCCGTCCGCACATCGTCGACATGATCAAGAACCACGAGATCGTGCTGGTGATTAATACGGTGGAAGAAAAACGCAGCGCCATCAACGACTCGCGCGCGATCCGCACGTCGTCGCTGGCCGCGCGCGTGACCACGTACACGACCATCGCCGGCGCCGAAGCGGCAGTGGAAGGCATCCGTCATCTCGACGAATTGCAAGTGTACGATTTACAAGGGCTGCATAAGGCTTTACACTAA
- the greA gene encoding transcription elongation factor GreA — protein MTSVPLTIFGANLLREELHQLKTKERRIVIDAIAEARSHGDLSENAEYDAAKERQAFVEGRIAELEGKLSAAQIIDPTTLEADGRVVFAATVDLEDLESGAKVTYQIVGLDEADLKLSKVSVTSPIARALIGKSAGDVVEVQAPSGPREYEILEVRYV, from the coding sequence ATGACTTCAGTTCCACTTACCATATTCGGCGCAAATCTCCTGCGGGAAGAGCTGCACCAGTTGAAGACCAAAGAACGCCGTATCGTGATCGACGCGATTGCCGAAGCGCGCTCGCACGGCGACCTGTCCGAAAACGCCGAGTACGATGCCGCCAAGGAGCGCCAGGCGTTTGTGGAAGGCCGTATTGCCGAACTCGAAGGCAAGCTGAGCGCCGCGCAGATCATCGACCCCACCACGCTCGAAGCCGATGGCCGCGTGGTGTTTGCCGCGACCGTTGATCTGGAGGACCTCGAGTCCGGCGCCAAGGTCACGTACCAGATCGTCGGCCTCGACGAAGCCGATCTCAAACTGAGCAAAGTATCGGTGACCTCGCCGATCGCCCGCGCGCTGATCGGCAAGTCCGCCGGCGACGTGGTGGAAGTGCAGGCGCCGTCCGGCCCGCGCGAATACGAAATTCTGGAAGTGCGTTACGTCTGA
- a CDS encoding DUF4149 domain-containing protein yields the protein MLLARTRLLVATLWAGSLWGVGYIAAPTLFATVPDRVLAGTIAGSLFNTQAWVSIACGVLMLLLLWATRPGTEGIFAGPAVNMAAKGRRTVMIIVVVMLACTLVSHFGLQPMMAALRASAGPGGVMESAAKNEFGILHGISSSIFLVQSLLAAWLVVKQ from the coding sequence ATGCTATTAGCCCGTACCCGTTTGCTGGTTGCCACGCTGTGGGCCGGCAGCCTGTGGGGCGTCGGCTATATCGCCGCGCCCACGCTGTTTGCCACCGTGCCTGACCGCGTGCTGGCCGGCACCATCGCCGGCAGCCTGTTCAACACCCAGGCCTGGGTGTCGATCGCGTGCGGCGTGTTGATGCTGCTGCTGTTGTGGGCGACCAGGCCCGGTACCGAAGGCATCTTTGCCGGTCCGGCCGTGAACATGGCAGCCAAGGGCCGCCGCACGGTGATGATCATCGTGGTGGTAATGCTGGCGTGTACGCTGGTGTCGCACTTCGGCCTGCAGCCGATGATGGCCGCGTTGCGCGCGAGTGCTGGTCCGGGAGGGGTGATGGAATCGGCTGCCAAGAACGAATTCGGCATCCTGCACGGCATCTCCAGCAGCATCTTCCTGGTACAAAGCCTGCTGGCTGCGTGGCTGGTGGTAAAACAATAA
- a CDS encoding YhbY family RNA-binding protein, translating to MIKLTPVERSALRAEAHALKPIVLIGEAGLTANVLKEISLGLDSHGLIKVRVFGDDREARVAMYDTICQELEAAPVQHIGKLFVLYRPKVETTKERSTSGKGLREVTIVKPSPSGTKRPSVTKVLLKGNERVTQGGNIKRAKPQQKSSKKSALGSK from the coding sequence ATGATTAAACTTACCCCCGTTGAGCGCAGTGCCCTGCGCGCCGAAGCTCACGCGCTCAAGCCCATCGTCCTGATCGGCGAAGCGGGACTGACCGCCAACGTCCTCAAGGAAATTTCCCTGGGCCTCGATTCGCACGGCCTGATCAAGGTGCGCGTGTTCGGCGACGACCGTGAAGCGCGCGTTGCCATGTACGACACCATCTGCCAGGAACTCGAAGCAGCACCGGTGCAACACATCGGCAAGCTGTTCGTGCTGTACCGTCCAAAGGTGGAAACCACCAAGGAACGCTCCACGTCCGGCAAGGGCCTGCGCGAAGTGACCATCGTCAAGCCTAGCCCGAGCGGCACCAAGCGTCCATCGGTGACCAAGGTATTGCTTAAAGGGAATGAGCGAGTGACCCAGGGCGGCAACATCAAACGCGCCAAGCCACAGCAGAAGTCCAGCAAGAAAAGCGCGCTCGGTTCGAAGTAA
- a CDS encoding RlmE family RNA methyltransferase has protein sequence MAKNKLNKNWIHDHINDPYVKLAQKEGYRARAAFKLKEIDEEEKLIKPGQVIVDLGCTPGSWAQYTRRKLAGKDGGGVNGTLIGLDILPMAPVADFHFIQGDFREPEVLQKMEDVLQGQKVDLVLSDMAPNLSGIADSDAARMEHLIDLAIEFSQAHMKPSGALLVKCFKDMGFNDIVLKFRKEFKTVTQKKPKASRDKSSEIFLLGRGLKNPTDSMASAVPYELDDFAPVRPEVD, from the coding sequence ATGGCAAAGAACAAATTAAACAAAAACTGGATTCACGACCACATTAATGATCCGTACGTGAAATTGGCCCAGAAGGAGGGCTATCGCGCCCGTGCGGCTTTCAAGCTGAAAGAGATCGACGAGGAAGAAAAACTGATCAAACCGGGGCAAGTCATCGTGGACCTCGGCTGCACCCCCGGCAGCTGGGCGCAGTACACGCGCCGCAAGCTGGCCGGCAAGGATGGCGGCGGGGTCAACGGCACGCTGATCGGGCTCGATATCCTGCCGATGGCGCCGGTGGCCGATTTCCATTTCATCCAGGGCGACTTCCGCGAACCGGAAGTGTTGCAAAAAATGGAGGACGTGCTGCAAGGCCAGAAAGTGGACCTGGTGTTGTCCGACATGGCGCCCAACCTGTCCGGCATCGCCGACAGCGACGCCGCCCGCATGGAGCACCTGATCGACCTGGCCATCGAATTTTCGCAGGCCCACATGAAACCCTCGGGCGCCTTGCTGGTCAAATGTTTTAAAGACATGGGTTTTAACGATATCGTGCTGAAATTCCGTAAGGAATTTAAAACCGTGACGCAAAAAAAGCCCAAGGCCAGCCGCGACAAGTCGTCCGAAATTTTCCTGCTGGGCCGCGGCCTGAAAAACCCGACCGACAGCATGGCGTCCGCAGTACCCTACGAACTCGACGATTTCGCGCCGGTTCGCCCCGAAGTTGACTGA